A window of Rhododendron vialii isolate Sample 1 chromosome 13a, ASM3025357v1 contains these coding sequences:
- the LOC131314698 gene encoding scarecrow-like protein 30: MDELVEGCPYSRSVNLFGFDQILVPSSSDHNLVNGLEYLIPNLPHQTNLAPSPCKGSDENNVSEAVLNYITEMLMEDDDDDWENQPGLIQDSLALQATEKSLYDVLHNPPSICEDAKSPVDDFTWTRSSLTFDSCVSADKIIDSNSIGDRNKLGFSRVGRDLDYVIQSDTISFGSSSVFHGTVDSLVSSFQVLDPSMVSQANSQFTLIYPKEEHENYILEQNEKALAEVEKNFGEHLMCRLSGTKNHYDEDGSYWEVGRSNKQLASYDRDSDEQSGMYEVLLCPAMNPHLHKEESSASIVYEASRNGLGGKLQKNVQSKGPSGGKARCKKQGKRREVVDLMTLLTRCAQAVARIDSTTANELLTQIRQHSSPNGNGTERTAHYLADALEARLAGTGRALDASHLSKRLTAAESLAAYVAFVKAIPFRKMMDFFANKMIWKLTEKATRLHIIDFGIKHGFQWPGLFQHLSLRPGGPPSVRLTGIDFPLPGFRPAERVEETGRRLAYYCERFNVPFEFNGVAKKWDTIRLGDLKIQRDEVLVVNCVNRLRYVSDETVVGDSPRDAVLKLIKGIYPALFIHGIINGSYNGPFFVTRFRELLFQTYSGFDMFDAILPREDQGRMLYERDVIGRNAMSVVSCEGTERIVRPETYRQWSIRNTKAGLKQLPLDHEIVKDVSAKVKLGYHEDFVVDEDINWMLQGWKGRIITAISCWKPAQ; this comes from the coding sequence ATGGATGAACTTGTGGAAGGATGCCCATATTCTAGGTCAGTTAATTTGTTCGGCTTTGACCAAATATTGGTTCCTTCTTCATCTGATCACAACCTAGTAAATGGACTCGAATACCTAATTCCAAATCTTCCCCATCAGACTAATTTAGCTCCATCTCCCTGCAAGGGGTCGGACGAGAACAATGTAAGCGAAGCTGTACTCAATTACATAACCGAGATGCTTATGGAAGATGACGATGATGACTGGGAAAACCAGCCCGGTTTGATTCAGGACAGCTTGGCTCTCCAAGCTACCGAGAAATCCTTGTACGATGTCCTTCATAACCCACCGAGTATATGTGAGGATGCCAAGAGCCCGGTTGATGATTTCACTTGGACTAGGAGTAGTCTTACTTTTGATAGTTGTGTGTCTGCTGACAAGATTATTGATTCCAACTCGATTGGTGATCGAAATAAGCTTGGATTTTCTCGTGTTGGTCGCGACTTGGACTACGTTATTCAGTCTGATACGATATCGTTTGGTTCTTCGAGTGTTTTTCATGGGACAGTGGACTCTCTTGTTAGTTCGTTTCAGGTTTTAGATCCGTCCATGGTGAGCCAAGCCAACTCCCAGTTTACACTCATATACCCAAAGGAAGAACATGAGAATTACATCTTAGAGCAAAATGAAAAGGCACTGGCTGAGGTTGAGAAGAATTTTGGGGAACACTTAATGTGTCGATTGAGTGGAACGAAAAACCACTACGATGAGGATGGTAGTTATTGGGAAGTGGGCCGGAGTAACAAGCAGTTGGCCAGTTATGATAGAGACTCCGACGAGCAATCCGGGATGTATGAGGTGTTGCTTTGTCCTGCAATGAATCCTCATCTGCACAAGGAGGAGTCTTCAGCCAGTATTGTTTATGAAGCCTCACGCAATGGATTGGGTGGGAAATTGCAGAAGAATGTGCAGTCAAAAGGACCAAGTGGAGGAAAGGCACGATGTAAGAAACAAGGCAAGAGAAGGGAAGTGGTTGATCTGATGACTCTCTTAACTCGGTGTGCACAAGCTGTGGCGAGAATCGATAGCACAACTGCTAATGAATTGCTGACGCAGATCCGCCAACACTCTTCTCCTAATGGAAATGGTACTGAAAGAACGGCCCATTACTTAGCAGATGCCCTTGAGGCGCGCCTCGCTGGCACCGGGAGAGCATTGGATGCATCGCATTTGAGCAAGAGGCTAACAGCTGCTGAATCCCTAGCAGCTTACGTGGCATTTGTTAAAGCAATCCCTTTCAGAAAGATGATGGATTTCTTCGCAAACAAGATGATTTGGAAACTTACGGAGAAAGCAACGCGGCTACACATAATTGATTTTGGAATCAAACATGGCTTTCAATGGCCCGGCCTTTTTCAGCATCTCTCCCTGAGACCCGGTGGGCCTCCTAGTGTTCGTCTTACTGGAATAGACTTTCCCCTACCTGGTTTTCGGCCTGCAGAGAGGGTTGAGGAGACCGGACGTCGTTTGGCCTATTATTGTGAGAGATTTAATGTCCCATTTGAGTTCAATGGTGTGGCAAAGAAATGGGATACTATTAGACTTGGTGATCTCAAGATTCAGAGAGATGAGGTGCTTGTTGTCAATTGTGTGAACCGCTTGAGGTACGTGTCTGATGAGACAGTAGTTGGGGACAGTCCAAGGGATGCCGTTCTGAAATTAATCAAGGGGATTTATCCAGCTTTGTTCATCCATGGCATTATTAATGGGTCATACAATGGCCCATTTTTTGTCACGCGTTTCCGGGAGTTGCTCTTCCAAACATATTCAGGGTTTGATATGTTCGATGCTATTTTACCGCGTGAAGAtcaggggaggatgctatatgaAAGAGATGTCATTGGGAGGAATGCAATGAGTGTAGTCTCTTGTGAGGGTACTGAAAGGATTGTAAGGCCAGAGACATATAGGCAGTGGTCAATTCGGAATACAAAGGCTGGGCTCAAGCAACTCCCACTGGACCATGAGATAGTCAAGGATGTGAGTGCTAAAGTCAAGTTGGGTTACCACGAGGATTTTGTGGTGGATGAGGACATCAACTGGATGCTGCAGGGATGGAAGGGCCGAATCATAACTGCTATCTCCTGTTGGAAACCTGCTCAATAA